DNA sequence from the Camelus dromedarius isolate mCamDro1 chromosome 24, mCamDro1.pat, whole genome shotgun sequence genome:
AGCCTGTCTTGGAGGCCGTCTGTCTGCGCAGGTGGGTCTTCCCCGTCTCTGTAACACCTGCAGGGCGGTCCGCAGGAGGGACCACCACTAGCTTGTCCCACCCCCTTTGATGGGCGCTGTCTCGTCGCACAGCCCCCTTGGGCACGAGAGCGCGTGCGCCGCATGGTGGATGTGGGGGAAATTGCTGGGGCACAGAACACGGTGCAGGTCAAGTGTGAGCAGACGCTGCAGATCAGCCTCCAAGGAGACACGTTAAGTTAGGCTCCCGGTAGCTGTGTTTGGGGCTGCCGTTTCCACACCTTGTTGTACGTGAGCCGCTTAATAGTGCCCGGCATCTCAGCTTCAGCCGGTCCAGTAAGTGAAGACTGGCTCAACCTGCATCTCTATTTCCTCATGGACTGAGAGTCTTTCCCTGTGTTTATGGCCACTGGAAACCCTCTGAACTGCCtattcatttcctcatttcctcgtattttttaaattgggctgtttgctctttcttactgattttctaaaGTCCTTTATTTACCACGGCAAAGCTTGTCTTAATAGCCAAAAGcacatgtgcgtgtgtgtctgtgcacgtgtgtgtgtgtgcgcgtgtgtgtacTTAGCCAGACTTcgttaacaggtttttttttttttttggcaggggagggaggtaattaggtttatttatttttaatggagggactggggattgaaccccagacctcgtgcctgctaagcacacgctctgccacttgagcaacaccctcccccaacaggctgggtttttttaattgaagtatagttggtttacagtgttgtgtaagTCTCTGGAGTGTAGCATGGTGATTCagtgataaacacacacacacacacacacacacacacacattcttcacgatgagttactacaagatattgaacgtagttccctgtgctgcacagtaggacattgttgtttatgtATCTTACATACAATAGTTTGTAGCTGCAAATCCCAAaagctctcaatttatccctccccgcctgTCACAGGTATTTTTTAGGAGCACCTTTTAAACTTACTGATTAATTTGATCATTTTAGGGTAAAGTTGTGGTGTGCTGTCCCCCAATAGGAGGCCGACAGCCCACTGATCTGGGGAGACGGGAGGAATGAGGGAAGCCGCCCAGTGGGTGTGGGCTCCACTCGGGGGGGTGGAGGCGttctggaaggagacagaggCCAGGGCTGCCCAGCACGGTGGATCTGCTGGGGAACCGTTCACTCTAAGGTGGTGAACTTCATGTTCTGTGAGCTTTGCTGCAGTGAACTTTTTTAAAGGCACTAGATGCTGATGTTGGGGGAGCTGGGCGCTCTAGACCATCTGCAGCTTTTCTGTAGgtttaaaattattccaaaacagaaagattatttgggggaggggcacttaggttgtatatttattttaatggaggtgctggggattgaacacagggccccatgcatgctaagcacgtgctctaccactgagctgtacccttccccttgaaaagttacttaaaaaaataaaaatctgacttgggaaggaaaaaaaaagtagatgggaaagaagaaaagcagcaaaGAGATACAGGAGGAAGGGATCAGGTGAGGTGGGGGAAGACAGCCGGCTCACAGTTAGAGCCAAGGCGGGCGCTGGCCCGGTCACCCCGGGAGGCCCAACAGGGCTGGGAGCGGGGGCGGTGCCGGGGCCCCGGGCGGGACGCTCGGCGCGGACCCGGTGCCAGGCGGGGCAGGAGGCGCCAGGCGTGTGCTCGGCCGTACCTGGAGCGTCCTGGACACCAGGCTCGCTTCGCCCTTGCGCCTCCTGCTTCTCGACCTTGCACTGGAGGCGCTCGATCTCCCTGCGCAGGTCGGAGATGACGTCCGTGTACTGCGTGATGTGGTAGGACACCTTCAACAGGTTGCGCTTGACCTGGGGGCAGGACGCGGCCAAGGTCAGGGCCAGGCGGCTGCCCCGCGGAGGACCCCTTTCCCGTGAAGGGTTTACGCCAGAAACACGCAAGCACGTTTTGTCACAAAAATTCACATCAGCACTACTGGGCcgtaaaaaggaaagagactctGACACCTGTTACAGCGTGGCGGGACCTCGAGGACACGGTGCTCagagaaataaaccagacacagaaggacagacactgtgtgattccacttctACGAGGTCCCCGGAGAGTCAGAGTCCCAGAGACAGACAGCAgagggtgggggccgggggctgggggagggggacagggttTCAGGCTGGGAAGATGGAGGATTCTGGAGAaggactgtggtgatggttgcacaaggCAGTATGctcaatgccactgaactgtaacatttaaaatggttaaagcGGTggattttgttatgtatattttgccaGAAATTTTCAAACAACCCAGAAGTTTTTGAAAACCCTCCCCCTGGGGAACCACTGCTACCACGTCGGCGTGCATCCTTCTGGATTGCTTTCTGTGCCATTTCGAACGTACATACGAACCTACCCAGAGAGAGACCTCTGGGGAGTCTCTGGGTGTAGGTTTGGCTCCGGACTTTGATGTAAATTATATTAGTGGAGCTTCTATGATTTTGACCATTTTTCTCTTCCAGCGACGTGTCTTAGAGGCGGTCTGTCCGCATGTTCTCTGTCTACCCCGTTCTCTGTCACAGCTGCAGAGCGGGCCGTGGGAGGGACACACCGAGGGCTTGTCCCGTCCCCTTCGTGGGCACTTTGGGGCTTTCCTGTGACATGACTTCCCTGAGCACGTGGGTCCGTGTTTCTCTGGGAGACTCGGAGGGGACCCTGCTGGCCTCAGGGCACACGCGCTCTGTGAGTTTTACTGGATGTGCTGGGTGGCCCCGCGTCTGCACGGACACTTTTTATCCCTTGCCGGGTCCCCCTCAGCGGAAGACCCCTCTCAATTCGGCCTCCTCTGTGCCTCTTCCTTGCAGTGGCCTGGGGGTCTCATTTAGAGCACTTGCCGCAAACTGGAAACGATGTCTGCGTCTGTGAGTTCATGTGAGTCTGCCGCCCCCGCTGCTGTGCTCAGGGTCACCCCCCACCCGCTGCTGTGCTCAGGGTTCCTGTGGGAGCAGAAGCTccgtctgttttttttttaattttcatcaagGCGCCTAGCTCAGAGCCGGGCGCCAGGGGAGCTCATCTCATGTCACAGAGGTTGAAGGCATGGACTCCAGAGCCAGGCTCTCTGGGTCCCACACCAGCTCTGCTCCAGCTGTGGGAGGCTGGAGAAGTTGCTTTGCCTCTCTGCTTCAGCTGctcagtctgtaaaatgggctgatAGGACCTGCTTCCTAGGGAGAGGGTCACTGAGAGTTGCATTAATTCCCACCGGGAGCCGGGGCCCATGGGTAAGTCCCCACCTAAACACCCTGAGCCCCGCGAATGTGGCCTCATTTGGGGGGAAGGGgtctctgcagatgtaattagggatcttgagatgagatcatgcTGGAGCAAGAGGGCCCTACAATCAAcacaggaggagaaggggagacaCAAAGTGGGGGAGGAGGCTCCGAAAGTAGCAGAGCCTGGAGGGACGCGGACACAGGTGGGGTGCCAGGAGCCATGGGAGCTGGAagggcccctcccctccagcctctggcagcAGAGCCGTGGGATTCAGAGCCGGTGGGTgagcaagagggagggagggcctcACCCTCGTCTTGATGTTCTTTGCGCGGTAGGCGTACAGCAGGGTGGACCGCGACTCCTCGAAGTGCGTGCTGGCCGGGCTGACGTGGGCGATCATCACCGTCCGGCTGTTCCCGCCCAGGGCGTCCTGCTCCGAGGACAGTGAGAGTCGGGGGTGGGATCCAGACCCCCACCTGCCCGGCGGCGCCGCCCCTCCTCCACCCGTCCCCAGCTCTTCAGACCCTCCTGCCTGAGGCTCCTGCTCCAGACCCTGAGAAGGCAGCTGGGGACCAAGGGGCCAGCAGTGGGGGTGACGCTCGGACGAGGTGGCACCGCTGCAGGCCCACCCGTCTGACTTGTGCTCTGACGCGGGCAGATTGGACCGAGGCCAGACGTGCAGACATGGATTTGCGGCTTGGCGCCTTTGTCTGCTTGCACCCTGCCTCGCTGTGGAACAGAGCTGACAGCACTCAGCTCAGAATGAAGAGAAGTTGTCTTGGTCAAACTGTCAGGATGGGACAGGTGGTCCGGCAAAGGAGTGAGTGGCCTGTCCCTGGGAGTATGCAAGCGTGGGTGGATGGAGGAGTCAAAGAGACTAGATATGGTTTCTACAGAGAAAACAGCGATTTTCCTGCCTTCGGGGGTTCCTGGAAGGGCCCTCAGATCCAGTAAATCCTGAAAGTTGCGGTCAGAGGTAGCAGTGCCCAGCTCGGGCCTGGGGCTCATACCTTCAGCAGGCGTGTGAGTTTGCTGTCCCGGAAGTTCACGTACTGCGCCCGGCTGCCGCCCTTCTCTCTGAGAGCGTTGATGCAGTTGCCCAGCGCCAGCAGGGAGCGGTTGATGTGGGCGCCCTCCTTCATCCTCATGCCTCGGTTCTGGGTCTGCGTGAGGAGAGGCCAGGCTGGCGGGGAGGTGGTCTTTCCCTTGCTTGCCGTCTCCCCACCCCGGGCCCCAGGGGAGGGGACCGAGGTCTGGAGGGTGCGAtaaccccgccccaccccaggagGCTCAGGATGGATGCACTGACCACACTTCTGTAGAGCTGGGGCCAGTGACAGAAACAACACTGGATTCTGCtgtggaatactacacagccagtAAAATGGATGGGGTAGAGCTATTTACCAATGTTGAAAAGACACTCactattaaatgagataaaaattggGTCAGAGGGATGTCTGTGCAGAACAATCccacttttataataaaaatataaatgtgtgtgtcttCATGAGGCAACACCCACGCCAGTCTCAGCTTGGTCCTCCTGCGGGAGCACCTGCCCGACCTCACTCTCTGCAGGGGAGACCACATCACCCTGTATATTTCCTTCAAATCTCTTACACATTTGATATTTCCTTAACTGCTCCCCACAGGACATAAGCCCCATGAGTTGGCCCTGTGTCCCCAGAGCCCGGACACTGGTGGGTGTCTGGCCCACAGTGGGGCTCAATGGCTGTGTGTGGAGCAAATGCGTGGAGATGCATGAAGAGGCCTTAGGAGGACACCCGCCAAACGGCTGTCGGGATGACTTCCCCTCCGTGCAGCCATTGCGGGGATGTTGATTTTCTTCCTTCGGCTTAACCGCATTTTCCGTACTTTCTGTGCTGAGTTTTATTacatttgaaatcaggaagaagAATGACATTTTAAGGGCACGGGTTTAGAGCCAGTTTGGGGCGCAGTTTGAGAATAGCTTAAACGACTTATCCTGGACGGATCTCCCAATCTGTCTCAGTCTCCTTATTTACAAAAGGGGCAGTCGCCCCGGGTCACAGCCAGGATTTAATGGGCAACACATGTAAGAGACCAGCTCAGAGCAGAGCCCACAGAAGCGAGCGGTAGACGTGAGCTGCCGTGTCCCTGAGTGGGAGCTGGTGTggggcaggcctggggctgcTGGCATGACCCAGGCCGCAGCAGCTTCTCAGGTATCATGTATCTGTGCCACAGATTCAAGGGGCTTTCTTGGAGAACTCGTGCCCTGGAACAAACTCTTTCATGAGCAATTTTCTCTGAAGAAATGACAGACCATGAGAGCCAAGCAGATCCTAAAGACAGCGCACTAGGCCACCTGAGTATACAGCTtaaaaactaaggcccagagagggacagtggcctgcccaaaggcacacagcaagTTGGAGCAGAAGGAGAACAAGGACCCAAAGCCTCAACCTCCTGAGTCTGGTGGCCTCTCTCAGCGCCAAGTCCAGGGGAGACGGGCCCTACCTGCCCCTGAGGACATGGCACTGTCCAGCCGGCAcaggcagagcccaggcctccGTCACACTCAGCTTCGTGAACGTGAAGCTGTGTGCACCCCCATCTGTCTGTGTATCAACCACgtctcttgttttctcttttctgaggcTTTGTCATCGGGGGACCCTGCTGTCCCTCCCAGGATGGCCGGGTCCTAGAGACAAGCCACTCACCCATGAGCACAGGCTTCAAATGCAAACCAGCCAACCCagagcctgccccaccccctcctccaggggCCCCCACACTCTGGGCCACTGTCCCCCTGCCCTCGTCAGCAGGGACAGCCCCTGTGCCCCAGGGCCCACTGGAATGACCCAAACTAGCTGACCCCAAGCCTGCTCACCCTGCCTTCCCACAGAAGCCACAACAAAGTCTCTGGCCCACGTGATCCCCGCTCCCCCCCCCTACCTCCTGCCCCCCCCCACGTGGCCCTGCGAGGCATCCCgtggtccccaccccacccccccggtCCGGGAGCTGTGAGTAACTCGCTATCTTCTCGGGGCGGTCATCTCTGATGTGTTGGCCTACTGTACCTCCAGCCTCATACTGTATTAGTATGTTACTTTTAGACCCGTCGGACTGTGGGCCAGCTGGTCAGGCTGCTCATTTCAGCAGCCCAAGGGCAGGGCCAGGTGCAGGGCaggtgagtgaatgagtgaagagATGCAATGACCAACACACTCTGAGGACGCAGAGCacacagtgcaaactgcaggaggGGTATCAGCCGTGAAAGGTACAGCTCTGGGCCGGACCCCTCCCGTTGTGCACGGCGTTGTCACAGCGAGGCCACGCCGCCACCACCAGAGCCTCAGCCCAGCATTGGTAACACAGGCGTGAGGCCGCCCACCTCACAGACTTGGGGTTACGGGGCTTATGAGTGCTAAGTGCTGGTGCCTTGGAGGGATGGGAGAGGCGTCCCTCGCTGGTAGCGTTATTGTTCTGGCACTGCCTCCATCCAGCACCCTCCCTGTTCCTGCCGCTGGGCTGGGTGGTGTCCCTGAGGACCGCTCGGCCCCCAGGCAACGGTGAGCACAACCCTCACTCCCAGCGACAGGCGCCACAACGGCTGGAGCAGGGGCGAGGGGGCAGGCAGGCGGGGCGCGGCCTCCCGACCAACACCCCCCTCCACGCGCGGCTCCCTCCACCTGACAGGCTTTTCCTCAGGCTCAGCTCTGAGGCCCCACAACCACCCCACCCTCCTGCGTGCCACAGCCTCTGTGTGACCCCAAATCTCAAAGCACAGCCTCCCTGTGCTGCAATTATCTGCTCACGCATCTGCCTCCCGCCCGCCCTGAGAGGCTCCGGGCTCCCAGCGGCGGGTCTGGGTGCAGCTCGTCTCTGTGTGTCTGGTGCCCCGGGAGCCTGCCACACGGGGCGCCCTCCCTGAATCCTGGCTCCACGGCCCGGCCGCCAGCGCGTGATTAGCGGGCGCCTCTCCTGGGCCAGGCGCCGGTCTCGGTGCTGGAGAAGCTGCTGAACGAGGAGGGACAGTGTCCTGCGCATGGACTAGCGAGCAGATGGACACAAGGGGAGGAACTGTGACGAAGAGGCCAGGAACCTGGGACGCCCGCTCTGAGCCCGCCAGGTCCACCATGAAGAGCCTCCCCAGGCGCACTGCCCCCGCCAGGTTGGTGGCGCGGCTGCGCTGGCGCACGGTGACCTGCAGCACGGCGTGGGAGCGGGATGATGTCTGGTTGGCGGCCGTGGGCTCCTGCGTGTGCTGCCGGTTGCCTTTGGTGAGGAGCTGCATGATCTGAGGACCGAGGCAGAGGCGGGAGGCCGTCAGGGCCCCTGCATGCTACACGCTCTCTCCAGAACAAGAGAAGGAGGGTGCCCCCCTGAGCCCCTTGGGGTGCCTCTTCCCCGGCCCCCGTGGCTGGGCTGCAGATGGCAGAGCCTCAACTGGTGGAAGCAATTTCTGGTTTGCGGCAGGAAGTGATTAATGAATCCGCCAACTGAACCAGCGGGAGTCGCACTTGTAGcagcccttccccacctctgcccgTGGCAGACATCACCAGTGGATTACCCGTCTCTTCCCCAGACAGCCCTTTCAATACAGAACTCCAGGCAGTTGTAGGGGTCTGCTGGAGTTAGCGGGTGGTCTGAAACCCTTTTGTGCGCAACCAGCGGTGGAAATCAAGCCAGTGAGCCTCTGCTGGGCACCCACTGCATGCCGGCGGGCGAGGACCACAGAGCATGCGTGGAGGGAGACTGACATGCTCGTTGTTCCTACAGAATAGGCCCTCCTTCCCGACCCGGGGCCCGCGAGGGGCCATCAGGGCAGGGTCTCGGGTCGAGGCCGTCACGGCTGGAGAACACGGTCACCCAGGGGTCGGGGGCCATAGGGAGCAGCTGAAGGGTTCTGGGCAAGTGGGAGGGCAGCACCgggagaggctggagggcagggctgtgggagCAGTACTCAGGATCAGTGTGGCTCTTAGAGGTGAGGCTGACCGTGACCGGCGGGGCCCGCCTGGGGTGCTGCGGGAAGGTGGATTCCACACCTGCACGTGGACACAGAGGGAAGGCTGCGTGATTCACTGGTGATGCCTGCCCCGAGCGCAGCAAGGAGGGCAGGACAAGGGTGGCTGGGGTGGGCATGCATGGGCTGCTCCCTGAgcccaggagcagctgtgtgTCTGGCTCTGCTCTCTGAACCTGACCGTGAGGGACCTTGTGGGGACTGGTGCCTGCCAGCGTGGCTGCCACGTGTCCCCCCGTGGGCCTCACCTCCTGGGCGTTGGAGGTGGAGACCTCCGTGATGCCTGCAATCTGGATGCTGCCCCTAGCATCTTCCCTCAGGTCCAGAAACCCCGAGGACGGGTTCAAGAGATCCCGGATGGCTTCGTTATAAATCTGCATGACACAGAAATGCTGGGAGCAGGAGCTTTGGTGCAAAGGCAGCAGTGCAGGGACCTGCCTGTCACTGGCGGTTGGCACCTCCAGAGGGGACGCGAATGCCGGGAAGGCGGAGGCTTCCCACAGGCCAGGGGCACCTGGGGTAACAGGTGGCGGCTCTGCAGCCGAGGTGGGCGGGCGGGCTCACCTCGAGGTAAGATGTGGACACGCTGCAGTCCGCGCTGTCTCGGGTCTCCTCGATGGCCCGGAGGAGGTGGGTGAGGGTCTGCAGGTAGATGCCGGGCTCTGCGTCCGTGCCCAGCATGGTGTGGGTCTTGCCGGCACCTGCGAGGGGAGCAGGACGCCACCCAGGTGGGGCTCCTGAGCTGGACTTGGGCCCCACCCCGAGCCTGGCCACGCCGCCGCCTTTACTAAGCAAACCGCCCCTGCCCTCTGGCACTCTCGTTTTCCGTTTtggaaacaaggaaaataaaaccacccTGTCTGAGCCGCCTgatggctgctgtgtggagggcACCTAGGCAGGCAGGGAGACTGGAGGATGTAAAGCAAAGGCGCAGTCAGCGGAGGGAGGCCGGATTCCCTGCTCCAAATTTGCTTTAAGGTGTTTGTATTGTTTCTGTAATAGAATTAACGTACGTGCTAAACTTTCTAAGCAGTGCCTCACCACCCTGTACCCCGTTCGCCCCTAGAGGCAAGGACCAGCTGGCCCTTTTCCTTTGCTAGAGCCCAGTGCATAGTACTTGCTCcctaatgtttgttgaatgaatgaatgaatgagtgaaataaaCAAGCTGTGGCTTTGAGCCAGGCTTCTCAGGGCCTCGGTTTCTGCACCTGCAGGGGAAGGGCCGTAGGGCTCACCCAGCACTGACCCTCTGCGATTCTAGTTCTTAGGAGAGCAGCTTAGCGTCTAAGTGTTTGCCGATCCCAGCCTGTCACTGCAGAGAAGAAATCTGTGGGCTCCCATGGGCAGCAAAGTGTAGGCTTGGGTTGAGTGCCAGGTTCActcctaccagctgtgtgaccttggggaagtcccctcacctctctgaggctcagttttctcatctgtgatggGGCGGGGGGGCTCTACCTGCCTTTTGGGGCTGCTGCAAGGACCAAAGGAGCCAGCGGATGAAGAGGGACCAGCGCACggccagcacacagtaggtgctttgTGCTGCTGGAAAGGGTTCCGCTGCCACCAGCCCCATCCCCTCCTCGGGACACTGCCCGTGGCGGTACCTGAGGGGCCGTAGGCAAACACCGTCGCGTTGTATCCAGAAACCACGCCTTCCACTAAGTGCTGGGTGGTGGCACGGTACACGTCTTCCTGCGGACAGACAGAAGACCATCCAGGCCAGCCCTAGTGACTCGCTCCTCCGGTGAAGCGTGGCAGCCGTGGTGCTGTGGGCCGGGCCCTGAGAGGCCTGGCAGCGCCCACCTTCCCGCCTGCGCTCTGGGGCCGCCATGCTGAGAGGAAGGCCAAGCTGCACGGAGAGGCCGCCTGTGGGAGCCCCCGGTGCTCCAGATGAACGCCCAGCACCACAGGAGGGCCTGCCCGGCTGACCCCCATCCACCCGAAGAGCCACGAAGGATGGTGGTGAGCGGCTGTTTGCAGCCTCGGCCCTGCTGCGCTGCAGAGCCAGCGGACAGGTGGGAGCCGTGGCTTCTTGGCAGTTGAGGGGGCTGTGCTGAGTGCAGGGGTGACATTTGGGTGCAGGGTGGGAGTGAGCACGGACCCCTGCGTCCCTCACTGGGCTCTGTCCTGGGGCCAAACATCCCGCTGGCGTCACCACCCCGGAGACGTGACCGTCCCACCTCGAGAGGCTGGGTTCAAGTCCTGCTTGGCCAGGCTCAGGAGTAAGCACCTCCCCGTGTGTCACCCACACTGAGCCCGGGCCGCCCTCTGTAATGTGAGGGTCAGAACATGCTGGACGGCCTTCTGTCCTTGGTAAAGGGCGGAGGCGAGGAGCGCAGCCTGACCCCACACCTCGTCTGTGGAGCGGGCGCCGGGCAGCCTCCGCCAGACCCTCCCCACTGTGTGCTCACAGCggcctccttcctccttcaggTCTCGCCTGACACACTCTCCCTCAGGAAGGCCTTTGCTCGCCTGGCTGGTCTCCAGGACGGTGCTTATCACAAGTTTgtctcctgtctgtctgtctgtcttgctGGGATGTGAGCCCCTGTGGGCAGGGAGTGTGTTCTAGCCCCGTGGAGGACAGGACAGGACTTTGTtgggtggatgggtaggtggACAGACGCACGGACACACAGAGGAATGAATGAGAATGTGTATAAAGCCTGGGCACCTGGCGGCCCCCCGCGTCCCTGGACAGGgcctctgcttctgccctggggtgACCCAAAGTGCCAACCTCCTTGATCTTCAGGGAGATTCCTGAAGATGAGACGCCATAGATGAGGCCATGTGGCTGCCAAGCCCCCACGTGAGGACACCCACGGCGGGCCTGGCCCCGCGGGGACgtggggcggtggggaggggcgggcacCTGGGATGCCTGCTGGTCGAAAACAGTGTCGAAGATGAAGGTCTTCTCCTGGGACCGGTGTGTGCGCAGCGGGTCCTCGGGGTCCTCCCCGGGGTCCATCAGCACCACCACCTGGGGAGTGAGAGGCAGAGTTGGCAGGGGATTGGGCCGCAGGCCCCCCTCCACCCCGAGgcctgctgggctctgcctccagcCGACCCATCCCAGAGCCCAACCAGCGCCCAACGCGGACAGCAGCCCAGACGCCCACCAAGCGCCGGGCCTGGGCGCCAAGGGCTCGTGAAGAGCCACGCCAGCCACAACGCCCTGCAGGCGGGGAAGGGGCTTTGTGGACCGAGCCAGCAGCCTCACTCCTGCACTCTCCCCATGCGACCCAGGGGacaacccctccccacccagtgaCCTCCTGCTCCGGGGGCTGTGCTgcccaaaggaaaggggaaaacgGAGGAGGGGTCCCGGGTGCCTGGGGAGGGACTGCACCCACCAGCCCTGCCGCCCTGCGCTGGGCCCCCGAGCGCCCTGGCACCCCTGCCCGGGGCCTCTCCTTTCCCACAGAAGCACGTCCTCATAGAGCAGGGTGTCCCGGGGCCTCTGGGGGCACGAGGCTTGAAGGAGCCTGTGccggggctggagggcagggcaaCAGAGACCAGCCGAGCTGTTTATCCTGGTGCTCGGGGCCTGGGGGAGCTGTGGAGTCTTAGGGGCCCAACTGGGCGGCCCAGAGCCTGCCACCGGGCCGCCTGCCCACTCAGCCGGGGGTGGCCAGAGCCCCCGGGAGCTCTGTGCCAAGATCTGGGGAGACTGGGACCATTTTGAGAGCCACTGCAGACTCCAGCAGGCCATTTGCCTCAACCGCTATTTCAGAGGCACCGCCGGCTCCCTGGCACTTGCGTGCTTTGATCAGTGGTTCACACAGTTCCCGGCGTGACAACGGGGGGCCTGTGGGCCgcagcccccgccccggccctgcTAGCCCCAGACTCGTAGCTGATACTTGGCTGTCGTCACCCTGTCTGTGCCGAGCCCGGGCCCACACCGTGTCCTGAGCCTGTCCTTACATCCTGCCTGCCAGGGCAGTCACGTCATGGACCTAGTTAGCCTGGCGCTGCCTCCAGGTCAAGGCTGTGGGAACGCTCTCCACAGCTGAGCCAGAGCCCCTCCTGTAAGCCTCCGTTCCCTGCAGTTTAACCCCGTCTTGCCTGTTTACACCCCCGGTTCCTCTCCCCTCACGTCACCCCCATCCCGTGGGCAAGCCCCAGCCGGCCTCTCCTCCATCGGGGTCCTTTGCCTCAAGAACAAACACACCCTGGGAACATCCCGGTTAGAGCGGCCTTTCGAGGACAAATGGGGGAATCCAGTTTGGGAACTACGTTTTGTTGGACCCCCAACTTTGGCATGTATTCCGGTCAGTGAGGACCCCAGGCACCACCACGCCTAAGCTGCACGGATGGCGCAGCTTCCAAGCCAGCTTCCAAGGAGCAGGGGTCCGGGGCAGCGTGCCGCCCCGGGCCTGGGGGCTGCAGTCACCGGGCCTGTCACAGCCGCACATCCGGGCGGCCGCCCTcctgcccgcccccgcccccgccctcccgGCTCCCATGAGGGCCTGGAGCTGGCCTCTCCTTAGCGCCCCCcaacctctccccctcctccaggctgccCACGTGTCACCA
Encoded proteins:
- the LOC105105777 gene encoding kinesin-like protein KIF19; this translates as MPSRPAASSSPALDSPAVGEVEPKDQQLMVALRIRPLSDLELEDGATVVAHKAGDQVVVLMDPGEDPEDPLRTHRSQEKTFIFDTVFDQQASQEDVYRATTQHLVEGVVSGYNATVFAYGPSGAGKTHTMLGTDAEPGIYLQTLTHLLRAIEETRDSADCSVSTSYLEIYNEAIRDLLNPSSGFLDLREDARGSIQIAGITEVSTSNAQEIMQLLTKGNRQHTQEPTAANQTSSRSHAVLQVTVRQRSRATNLAGAVRLGRLFMVDLAGSERASQTQNRGMRMKEGAHINRSLLALGNCINALREKGGSRAQYVNFRDSKLTRLLKDALGGNSRTVMIAHVSPASTHFEESRSTLLYAYRAKNIKTRVKRNLLKVSYHITQYTDVISDLRREIERLQCKVEKQEAQGRSEPGVQDAPGTAEHTPGASCPAWHRVRAERPARGPGTAPAPSPVGPPGVTGPAPALALTLALFLPPATIPPPDAEEDSRLQMNKVRAQLIGAFKEQLEMRRSLLELENTNVELHIDTSRHLLTIADWERERTHHLVRRARTPGRDQEPVEANADGGEGESAEPHEVALAREEVSMLLAEQRRTAALKAGLEQCLANAKKKVSQMEKLLPAQVISEDQREVLRLLCRAHELEVENTELQASSLCRKNLLCQKDFVIQRYHQHRLLCEQIIQDQRQLLQGEPARPAPCPRL